A single region of the Caldisericum sp. genome encodes:
- a CDS encoding class I SAM-dependent methyltransferase: MNYSENNSFRQDRWNSYADKWFEEIRKHPERFLIDKDNINPQLKDILNEIGDVKGKKVLEYGSGRGEFSVYLSKLGADVVGIDIGENLVKLARVIAEVNDVKCTFIVHNVESLPFDVEQFDFVVGRKVLHHLSKKGLSKALEEAHRVLKANGKAVFIEPVENSKVFDFLQNLFPVGSEALGNYRPSILNRREWNKYLKVRDDRALSNMELLEAGKLYSKVEFKKYYGLLVRLGRLFPSERFVSILNKIDVLLTNNHSPLKYLSQAVMVVYTK; the protein is encoded by the coding sequence ACTCTTATGCAGACAAGTGGTTTGAAGAGATTAGAAAACATCCCGAGCGTTTTTTAATAGACAAAGATAATATTAATCCACAGCTGAAAGATATTTTAAATGAAATTGGTGATGTTAAAGGTAAAAAAGTTTTGGAATATGGTTCAGGAAGAGGAGAGTTTTCAGTTTATCTTTCGAAACTAGGCGCTGATGTTGTAGGTATAGATATTGGTGAAAATCTTGTAAAACTTGCAAGAGTTATTGCTGAAGTAAATGATGTAAAATGTACCTTCATAGTTCACAACGTTGAGAGTCTTCCATTTGATGTGGAGCAGTTTGATTTCGTTGTGGGAAGAAAAGTACTTCATCATTTATCCAAAAAAGGTTTATCCAAAGCCTTAGAGGAAGCGCATAGAGTATTAAAAGCAAATGGTAAAGCTGTGTTTATAGAGCCTGTGGAAAACAGCAAAGTCTTTGATTTTTTACAGAATTTATTTCCTGTGGGTTCTGAGGCGTTAGGTAATTACCGTCCTTCTATTCTGAATAGAAGAGAATGGAATAAATACTTAAAGGTTAGAGACGATCGGGCTTTGTCCAATATGGAATTGCTTGAAGCAGGTAAATTATATAGTAAAGTGGAATTCAAAAAGTATTATGGCTTATTAGTCAGGCTCGGCAGACTTTTTCCTTCTGAAAGATTCGTGAGCATCTTGAATAAGATAGATGTTTTGCTAACTAACAATCATTCTCCGTTGAAATACCTTAGCCAGGCAGTAATGGTTGTTTATACTAAATAA